In Deltaproteobacteria bacterium, the genomic window GTATCCCGGGACGCAGGTCACTCAGCCAGTCGCCCAGTGCTTCGGCCCCGGCCTGGGGATGTTCTTTATAGGAGACCTCCCCATCACCGATCTTGAACTTCCCGATGTCATGAAGCAAGGCAGCCCGGCGAATCTTTTCGATTTCTTGCTCATCAAGACCCATGGCCTGGGCCAGCCCGAGAGCCAGGGTAGCCACGCGGGCGGAATGGCCCGCTCTTGCGTCACCTTCGAGAGATTCCCTGCCCTGAATCAGCTGGTAAAACGCTTCCAAGGCTTGGTTTTGAAGGCGATATAAAAGGTAGTGATTATACAGGGCCGAGCCCAGCATCCCGGCTGAAGTGCGGGCCAGGTCTTCATCATCCTGAGTAAAACCGGTCCGGTTCTGTTTGTCTGTCACATTCATCACACCAAGAAGACGCCCGCCCATGACAAGCGGCACACCCATATAACTGTTTGTGGCGTATCGTTTTTTGGGCCTGGCCTTCAAATAGGTTTTGATGTTTGGAATAACAACAGGCTCAGACCGGTCGGATTCGAGGGTCTTCTTGATGACTCGGCCCATGACCTTACTTTTATCAACACTGATCTCCTGCACCGGCTGCTGATCCGGGTCAGCGGTGGCAGAGGTAAAGGCCATCAACTTCAGGGTTTGAGTTTCAGGTAAGTATGAATAGATGGATATCTCATCGGCCTGGAGTACTTCGATCATCCTTTCCAGAGTTTGCTGAGCCATCTTCTGCCGGGCTTCATGGGTGATCGCGGTGGACAATTTTATACCCATTTCATGGAGAAGCGACAGCCGATAGGTCTTGTCCTGATACATAGCTGACAGATTGAGATTATCCATGATCAGGCTGGCATGAAGGACAAAGATAGACAGGGATTCCATGTCTTCGGGCAGGATAGTCTCCTTAACCGCAAAGATCAGTCCCTTGATTCCGTCTTTCTTAACTATCGGGGCGATGGCTGTTTCGCCGGAAGTAATCCCCAGAGCCTCGAAAACCTCGCGGTCCCTGGGGTTAATTTCCTTGTCCGTTGTAAGTGAGAGGATTGGTATATTCCTGTAATCTTTCAGCTTGGCCAAGGCCTTACCCAGGGGGCTTTTTTTATTAAGCCCGGAAAGAGATATGATTTTTTGCTGTACTTCTCCGTGAAAGCTGCTGTCAACGCCGGCGGATAAAACCTTGCTCTTTTCATCATAATCGAAGCATATAACTTTCTTGAACCCGATCTGAGCCACGCACCGCGTGATCAATTTCCGGTTCTCCACCTCAAAGTGCTTCATGGTCTGGGCGTTGCGCTGAAGGGTCATCCCCATGAGGGAGAGAAACGTCAGCTCATTGACTTTTTTCTCCAAAGCAGCCTTGGACAGTTCCATTTCCCGATATAACTTGGCGTTTTTAATGCCCAGGGCCGCGTGATTGACCAGGTCTTGAATAAAATCAAGATCAGGCGGCATCATCCCAATGTTAATCACGCCGACCACTTCCTCCAGGCCTTCGGGCGTCGCAATAATGATGGGGAACGAGCTGGTCGGCCCGTGATTCTTCTTATCGGGAAAGATCTGGTACTTTCCTGCCTCAATCACTTTTTGGGTGCTGAATTCAAAATCAGCTTTCCGTTTTTTGTTCATGTTGATCGCGGCTTGAGATTTTAGTTGCAGGTTCTCATCGGTGAGTATGATCGAGCAAGGCAGCCTGCTTTGACTTTCTCCCAAAGCGACGGTTGTTTCTTGAAGGAAATAATCCAGAACTTCTTCAAGGTTGAGGGTGGTGCGCAGTGTCTGGCTGACTCGTCGCAAAATAGCATGTTTTTCAGACTGGGTTAGACGTTCACCTCCGCCGATGGCTTCGAAACCCTCTTCACGACCGATGACAATGCGGTTCTTCCCAATCTGCTTGGCCCGGTTAAGCGCCTGGTCAGAGTGCCGGATCAGGTTCATGGCGGACTCGGCGCCGGATTCAGGGAATCCAGCCAGGCCGACGCTGGCAGTGATACTGATGCCTCTAGCGATATCCTGGCTCCAGGGAAAATGTTCGAGAGAACCCTTGATTCTTTCTGCGGCCTGGACGGAATCAGAGAGGTTGGTCTGAGGAAGAATGATGGCAAACTCCTCCCCGCCATAACGGGCCGGTATGTCAACGTTGCGAATGGACTGGCGGATCAGTTCGGCCGTCTGGGCCAAAACCTTATCGCCGATCTGATGACCACAGGTATCGTTGACCTGCTTGAAGTTGTCAAGATCAAGCATAATCAGGCCAAGAGGGGTCTCGAAGCGAAGGGCTCGATCGAATTCACCGGCCAGGCGTTCCTGAAAGTGACGGTGATTAAAAAGCTGGGTTAGGCCGTCGGTGATTGACAACCTTTCCAGAATAAGATTGCTGGCCCTGAGTTCTTCTTCAAGCCTTTTCTGTTCGGTAATATTTTTGATGATAAAGAGCAGACCCTGCTTCTCTCCTTTGTGGCGGAGTCTGGAAGCCGAAATGCCAGCAAAAAAATGACTGCTATGCGCGGTGCGCGCTTCAGCTTCGTAATTCGTGACTCGTTTTTCGTCGCGGAGAGGTTTGAGTATTCGATTCAGCTCCTTCTGGCCGCGCATAAAAAGAGTCTCAACCGGCCTGCCCAGATAGTCCTTGGCCTTGCCACCGAACATCTCTTCCGCACCGAGGCTGAATAAATTTATCTCATAGTCCTTGTTCGTTGAGATGATGGCGTCTACAGAACTTTCGATAAGGTTTTCCAGATACTCTTTAGTCTCTTGAATTTCCCCCTGGTGGACTTGGAGCTTTTTAAAAAGGTTTTCAGCCTCTGCATGCTTGTCCTGTAAAAGTATGTTCTTACGCTCAAGTTCCTCTGTGGCCTGAATGATTTCCTTCTCCATACGCTCGCGGAAGGCCCGTGTGCTGAGCATGAGCTTGCGTTCCCTGACCGCAGCGGATACGGTTTCCAGGAGTTCTTCAAGTTCAAAGGGCTTGGACAGGTAGTAGCTGATCATTCCCCGCGTAAAGGCGTCAATGACGCTTTCCTCAGTCCCGTAACCGGTCATGAGAATCGCACCCAGAAAGGGTGATTGCTGTTTCAGACGGTTGATCAGCTCGATGCCGTCCATCTTTGGCATCTTCCAATCGCTGATGACAACGTCATAATCCTTGAGCGAGAAAAGATCCAGGGCCTCAGAGGCGGTTAAGGCTGTGTCAATTTCATACCCGACGCTGGTTAAGGTTTTTTTTATGATTTCGCAGGTACTTGGATCGTCGTCAACCACCAGGGCTCGATTGTGAGCTTCCGAGGAATAATAGAGGGTGTCCTTCTGATCAAGATTATTCGATCCGTCTTTGGTGGAGTCAGATTTCACGTCAGTTCGCCCCGATTTTTAAAAAATCGTGTAATCCCATAATAAATATAACTGAAATTAATTCAACAGTTTTTTATCATCCATTCAAATTGATTTTAATGATGATTACTTCAGAGATTAAAAGTTAAAAAAGGTTCGGTCCTTGTTTAATAGCCTGCATCCATTTTGCTTCAGTAAAACCATCTCCTCAAGTCGGACGCCTCCCCGGCCTTTGAGATAAATGCCTGGTTCGATGGTGACGACCATGCCTTCCAGCAGTTCCACCGGTCGGGTCTGAGAGAGTGAGGGGGCTTCATGAGTGGCCAACCCCACGCCATGGCCCAATGAGTGGCCGAAGTTGGGGCCATATCCCGCGGCTTCAATGACATCTCTGGCGTAAGCGTCTGCCTGGCCGGTCGTCAGACCGGGCTTGATGTTTTGAAGCGCCATCAGTTGAGCCTGGCGCACTACCTGATAAATTCTTTTCATCAAGAGGCGGGGACGGCCTAGAAAAACAGTTCGAGTCATGTCGGCTGCATAGCCTTTATACCTGGCGCCGCAATCAATAATGACGGGTTCCGACTCCTTGATCCGTCGGCCGGAAGGCACGGCATGAGGCAGGGCCGCATTCGGCCCGGAGGCTACGATCGTTTCAAAGGCCGGCCCCTCGGCTCCTAAATCCACCATGGTCTCTTCCAGATAGCGGGCTGCCTCCTTTTCGGTCCGGCCCGGCTGCAGGAAATTAAGTGTTTCAGTCAAGGCGGCCTCGGTTATGCGAAGCGCCCGCACGATCTTCCTGACCTCATGGCTGTCTTTAATCAGGCGCAGCCTTTCTACCAGATAGTTAACCGGAACCGTTTGCACCCCCTTGAGCAAGTCAGCCAACTCTTGGTGAGTCGTGACCGTGACATGATCTCCTTCAAAACCGAGTTTGGCAATCCGGTTTTTTTTAACCAGCCGGGCCAAGGCAGGAATTGGGCCGGGTCCAGAGCACACGACTGTGTATCCTTGAGCCTCCCTGGCCGCCTGGATTTCATAGCGGGAATCGGTCAGGAGATACTGGTTTCTAAGAGTGATGAGCAGGCTTCCCGATGTCTCGTTAAGCTGTGGATCCATAGCGGTGAAGCCGGAAAGATACCGCCGATTTTCCGGCCGAGCGATCCAGAGGCTTGAAAGGCCGGCCTTTTTCATCTCTCGCCGCAGGAGCCGTAACCGCTGTGAATATTGTTTTGGGATTGTCATAAGTTCAGTTTAGCATAATGTGCATTTGAATTTCCAGTTTACTCGGAGATTTGAGGAGCAGGCATTCATTACTTTACCTTGCTAACGTGGTGAGAGTTCTTGACAATTTCCCAGAGGCCTGTTAATTTTTTAGCAAATTCGTTCCAAAGACACTTAAGATAATGATACTGCGTTACACTAGATCAAAGATGGGCGCCATCTGGAAGCAGCCTGCTAAATACCAGGCCTGGCTCAAGGTGGAGTTGGCCGTGGCCGAAGCCATGGCTGAGGAGGGCTTGATTCCGGCGAAGGCTGTGGCTGAAATTAAGGCCAAGGCTAAGTTTTCTGTCCGGCGTATCGAGAAGATTGAGTCTGAGACAAAACATGATGTCATCGCCTTTTTAGACAATATCGAAGAGAATGTCGGTCCTGCTTCCCGTTTTCTTCATCAGGGCCTGACCTCCTCGGATATCCTTGATACGGCCATGGCCCTGCTGCTTCAGAAGGCCGCAGATATCCTGGTTGCAGACGTGGACGGGCTCCTGGAGGCGCTCAAACGAAGGGCCTTTGAGCATAAAAATACGGTCATGATCGGCCGTTCCCACGGCATTCACGCCGAGCCGATCACCTTTGGTCTGAAGCTGGCGGTGTTTTATGATGAGATGCGCCGCAATCGGGAGCGCTTAACCCGGGCCCGTCAAACCATATCCTATGGTAAAATTTCTGGCGCGGTGGGGACCTTTGCCAATATTTCGCCTAAAGTTGAGGCCCGGGCCATGTTGAAATTGGGCCTGACCCCGGCCCCGGCCTCCACACAGATTATCCAGCGTGACCGTTATGCTGAATACTTCACCACCCTGGCCGTTATTGCAGCCAGTCTGGAAAAAATAGCCGTCGAGATCAGACATCTTACGCGGACCGAGGTTATGGAGGTCGAGGAGCGTTTTAGCATTAAACAGAAAGGCTCTTCCGCCATGCCTCATAAGCGCAATCCTATTGGCTCGGAAAACATCGCCGGATTGGCCCGCGTCGTTCGGGCCAATGCCTTGATTGCCTTGGAGAATGTGGCCTTGTGGCACGAGAGGGACATCAGTCACTCGTCCGCGGAAAGGGTCATCGGGCCGGACAGCACCATCCTGCTGGATTTCATGCTGGCACGTATGACCGATCTTATCGAGAACCTGATCGTTTATCCCGAGAGGATGAAGGCGAACCTGGAACGAACTGGAGGGCTTTTTTTCTCACAACAGGTCCTTCTGGCCCTGACAGAAAGGGGCCTCATCCGTGACCGGGCCTACCGTCTCGTGCAAAGAAACGCTCTGCGGGCCTGGGACGAGGGCTTGGATTTCAAGGCGCTCCTGCTTGAGGACAAGGCTATTCTTAAGCGTCTTTCTGCCAAGGAGATTGCCAGCATCTTCGATATCGGTTACCATCTCAAGCATGTTGATACTATTTTTAAACGGGTCTTTGGCTCGGAAAGCTGATCTTGTTTTCCTCTGACCTGTGCAGCGACAAGGACCTTGAAAATACCAGAAAAATACTTTATATGTTTTATGATTGATTATGGACTTGGTTGAGATGTTTGGTAAAAAACAGGCTAGCTCTTCAATAAAGACTTATAAGTACCAATTCATTATCCTTTTTTTAACCGTGTTTTTGGTAGCAGGCTGTGTTTCAGTCAGGGGCGCTTTTCACAATTATAAACAGAGCCGTAACGGGCCATACAAAGAGGCCCTCAAACGTTGGACAGCCGAGGCTCGTGTTTACCGTGGCTTTGAGACCATATATCTGGTTACAGCTACTTACAGGTCCGCTGATTTTTGTCGAGCTTATGTAAGAAAATACGCTCAGGATTACCATCTCGACGCTGCGGCCAAGGCCAGGATGCTGGCGGATGAGCTGGCCCTGGCGGATAAAAGCCTGGAATTCATTCTGGCCGTATATGCTGCGGAGAAAAAGAAGATCAACCTGGATTCACGAGATTCGCTATGGCGGGTTTACCTCGAGGGCGAGAGCCTGGACCGGCAGAGCCCTATCGAGATCCGCAGCTTGAAGAAGGAACAGGTCCGACTGAAGGAGTTTTACCCGTATATTTCGCCCTGGGTTGAGGTCTATCGCGTCCGATTTCAGAGTGTACCGCTGTCTCGGTCCGTCACCAGCCTTCATCTGGTTCAGACAGGTGTTCTGGGCACTGCCAGGCTGATTTTTAGCTTAAGAGAGTGAAAATATATCCTGATGCGGATTGACCAGGCCACGAAACTTATAGTTTTACCAGTCATTTTTTTGTTTGCATCGGTTGCGGTCCAGGCCAAGACCACCGCCGGAATCCCATTGCAAAAGGTCCCGGCTGCTCTGATCGAACCTGGTTCAGGAGCAGACTCTTACTCCCTTGTGGTCGAGAAGGCAACCCAGCGTCTTTTCCTCTATAAATTCAAGGCGGGCCATTTTTACCTGAGGTCGTCCTTCCCTGTTTCCACTGGCGAAAATATGGGAGACAAGATGAAAGAGGGGGACATAAAGACGCCGGAAGGTTTTTACCTATTTAATAACAAGTTCATTAAAGGGGAGCTGGCTGATATATACGGCGTCTTGGCCTACCCTATGGATTATCCGAATTTTTGGGATCGGCGCCTGGGTAAAGCTGGCAAAGGGATCTGGCTGCACGGGACCAATCGAACCTTGGTCCCACAGGATTCCAACGGCTGTGTGGCCTTAAAAAATATTCACCTCATAAAACTGGAGAGTATTATTCGGCTCCATAACACACCGCTGATCATTTACGATCAGATCGAGTATAAAAATATCAGGGACATCCAGAGAGAAGCAAGGCAGATCAAGACCTTTATCGAGACCTGGCGCAGCGCCTGGGAGCGGAAAGATTTCAAGCTCTACCGCTCTCTCTATGTTCAGGATTTCAGCAGTAATTCCGGCATGAACTACACCGCCTGGATGGCTCATAAGGCTCGCCTGAATCAGAAATATCGAAAGATCAATGTAAAGGTCAAGCGGCTCCGCATTTTTAAGCATCAGGGTATGATCGTGGCCACTTTCAAACAGTATTACAGAGGCGGGCCTTTCATAAGCAACGGGAATAAGCGTCTCTATCTGCATGAAGGCAAGGATGGCTATAGAATAATGGCCGAAGTGTGGTCGCCTTTTCCACCCACCCACCCTAAAAAAACCTTGCCTCTTCTGGTTCGGAATCAGGTAATTCAAGAGGCCCGACTGGCCAGCCTCAGCACCACTGCCTCCAAGGCAGCCGCTCGATCAAGGACTATTTTGGAGAGGGAAAAGATTCGTCGCCTTGTGGAGCACTGGTTAGCAGATTGGCGCAACAAAGATGTTGACGGCTACATCAGTCACTACCACCCTGGTTTCCGTTACCGGAATATGGATCTGGCCGGATACCGTGATTATAAAAACCGCATCTTCGAGAAATATAGGGAGATATCCATCGGGGTCCGAAAGCTCCGCGTCAAGGTTGAGGCGCCCCGGGCAGAGGTGACTTTTATCCAGGACTTCCATTCCAACCAGTACCAGGATCGCGGTCTGAAGAAGCTGATTCTGGTCAAACACGGCAACGGATGGCGGATAAAGGAGGAGTCCTGGGATCAAATTCGAGCAGGAGCAAAACCATAGTTTCTCACCAGAAAGAAAAGGAAAAGATTCACTTTATCTTCATGCGGAGTTTGGGCAAGGTCCACAGCATGCGGGTCTCGTACCGTTATCTCCTGGCCTTCGCGCTTTTCCTGTTCTGTTTCGTAATTTTTTCCATCATCATCATTAACAACTATCTGAACCTTTACGTAGAGAATGA contains:
- a CDS encoding diguanylate cyclase, which produces MKSDSTKDGSNNLDQKDTLYYSSEAHNRALVVDDDPSTCEIIKKTLTSVGYEIDTALTASEALDLFSLKDYDVVISDWKMPKMDGIELINRLKQQSPFLGAILMTGYGTEESVIDAFTRGMISYYLSKPFELEELLETVSAAVRERKLMLSTRAFRERMEKEIIQATEELERKNILLQDKHAEAENLFKKLQVHQGEIQETKEYLENLIESSVDAIISTNKDYEINLFSLGAEEMFGGKAKDYLGRPVETLFMRGQKELNRILKPLRDEKRVTNYEAEARTAHSSHFFAGISASRLRHKGEKQGLLFIIKNITEQKRLEEELRASNLILERLSITDGLTQLFNHRHFQERLAGEFDRALRFETPLGLIMLDLDNFKQVNDTCGHQIGDKVLAQTAELIRQSIRNVDIPARYGGEEFAIILPQTNLSDSVQAAERIKGSLEHFPWSQDIARGISITASVGLAGFPESGAESAMNLIRHSDQALNRAKQIGKNRIVIGREEGFEAIGGGERLTQSEKHAILRRVSQTLRTTLNLEEVLDYFLQETTVALGESQSRLPCSIILTDENLQLKSQAAINMNKKRKADFEFSTQKVIEAGKYQIFPDKKNHGPTSSFPIIIATPEGLEEVVGVINIGMMPPDLDFIQDLVNHAALGIKNAKLYREMELSKAALEKKVNELTFLSLMGMTLQRNAQTMKHFEVENRKLITRCVAQIGFKKVICFDYDEKSKVLSAGVDSSFHGEVQQKIISLSGLNKKSPLGKALAKLKDYRNIPILSLTTDKEINPRDREVFEALGITSGETAIAPIVKKDGIKGLIFAVKETILPEDMESLSIFVLHASLIMDNLNLSAMYQDKTYRLSLLHEMGIKLSTAITHEARQKMAQQTLERMIEVLQADEISIYSYLPETQTLKLMAFTSATADPDQQPVQEISVDKSKVMGRVIKKTLESDRSEPVVIPNIKTYLKARPKKRYATNSYMGVPLVMGGRLLGVMNVTDKQNRTGFTQDDEDLARTSAGMLGSALYNHYLLYRLQNQALEAFYQLIQGRESLEGDARAGHSARVATLALGLAQAMGLDEQEIEKIRRAALLHDIGKFKIGDGEVSYKEHPQAGAEALGDWLSDLRPGILSHHEREDGQGFPNNLAGPDIPLMAKIIAVADRFDILYLAHKPGKRPPLADVLLQIIRETGSRFNPEVVEALLRALMTGRLKIKNRPIGAGSRSYKTLAKHLADPGKKKISPRISPRVRKRFLTLIAEPTL
- a CDS encoding aminopeptidase P family protein, giving the protein MKKAGLSSLWIARPENRRYLSGFTAMDPQLNETSGSLLITLRNQYLLTDSRYEIQAAREAQGYTVVCSGPGPIPALARLVKKNRIAKLGFEGDHVTVTTHQELADLLKGVQTVPVNYLVERLRLIKDSHEVRKIVRALRITEAALTETLNFLQPGRTEKEAARYLEETMVDLGAEGPAFETIVASGPNAALPHAVPSGRRIKESEPVIIDCGARYKGYAADMTRTVFLGRPRLLMKRIYQVVRQAQLMALQNIKPGLTTGQADAYARDVIEAAGYGPNFGHSLGHGVGLATHEAPSLSQTRPVELLEGMVVTIEPGIYLKGRGGVRLEEMVLLKQNGCRLLNKDRTFFNF
- a CDS encoding adenylosuccinate lyase, with amino-acid sequence MILRYTRSKMGAIWKQPAKYQAWLKVELAVAEAMAEEGLIPAKAVAEIKAKAKFSVRRIEKIESETKHDVIAFLDNIEENVGPASRFLHQGLTSSDILDTAMALLLQKAADILVADVDGLLEALKRRAFEHKNTVMIGRSHGIHAEPITFGLKLAVFYDEMRRNRERLTRARQTISYGKISGAVGTFANISPKVEARAMLKLGLTPAPASTQIIQRDRYAEYFTTLAVIAASLEKIAVEIRHLTRTEVMEVEERFSIKQKGSSAMPHKRNPIGSENIAGLARVVRANALIALENVALWHERDISHSSAERVIGPDSTILLDFMLARMTDLIENLIVYPERMKANLERTGGLFFSQQVLLALTERGLIRDRAYRLVQRNALRAWDEGLDFKALLLEDKAILKRLSAKEIASIFDIGYHLKHVDTIFKRVFGSES
- a CDS encoding L,D-transpeptidase family protein, coding for MRIDQATKLIVLPVIFLFASVAVQAKTTAGIPLQKVPAALIEPGSGADSYSLVVEKATQRLFLYKFKAGHFYLRSSFPVSTGENMGDKMKEGDIKTPEGFYLFNNKFIKGELADIYGVLAYPMDYPNFWDRRLGKAGKGIWLHGTNRTLVPQDSNGCVALKNIHLIKLESIIRLHNTPLIIYDQIEYKNIRDIQREARQIKTFIETWRSAWERKDFKLYRSLYVQDFSSNSGMNYTAWMAHKARLNQKYRKINVKVKRLRIFKHQGMIVATFKQYYRGGPFISNGNKRLYLHEGKDGYRIMAEVWSPFPPTHPKKTLPLLVRNQVIQEARLASLSTTASKAAARSRTILEREKIRRLVEHWLADWRNKDVDGYISHYHPGFRYRNMDLAGYRDYKNRIFEKYREISIGVRKLRVKVEAPRAEVTFIQDFHSNQYQDRGLKKLILVKHGNGWRIKEESWDQIRAGAKP